A window of Xyrauchen texanus isolate HMW12.3.18 chromosome 10, RBS_HiC_50CHRs, whole genome shotgun sequence contains these coding sequences:
- the trib1 gene encoding tribbles homolog 1: MSVQWMHNPVQHGHKRFDSDEPVAKCPRLSESSADAGLLGSSPGSPVSGAPLSVTPTHQGPARIGQFLLVPLNDRPGVHSALDMDTGEELVCKVFDMGQYQEKIRAYSMLSKHKNIAHIKDIVLGEHKAYVFQEKDFGDMHTFVKSSKRLPEELASKLFYQVASAVNHCHQVGIVLGDLKLRKFVFPNEKRSQLKLEGLEDCHILSGDDDSMFDTHGCPAYVSPEILNGGVSYSGKQADVWSLGVMLYTMLVGRYPFHDLDPATLFFKIRRGTYCLPEGLSLRARCLLRSLLRKDPNERLTAAEVLIHPWFHGNIQDTGNTGNEVNLREQTVPQIEVGQDEDLFS; encoded by the exons ATGAGTGTGCAGTGGATGCATAATCCAGTACAACACGGACACAAGCGCTTTGACTCGGACGAGCCAGTGGCCAAATGTCCCCGGCTCAGCGAGTCTTCGGCTGATGCGGGTCTCTTGGGTTCCTCGCCGGGATCTCCGGTCAGCGGAGCGCCTCTGAGCGTCACTCCAACCCACCAGGGTCCCGCTCGCATCGGCCAGTTCCTGCTTGTGCCCCTGAACGATCGACCGGGGGTGCACAGCGCTTTAGACATGGACACAGGAGAGGAGCTGGTCTGCAAG GTGTTTGATATGGGCCAGTACCAGGAGAAGATAAGAGCCTACAGCATGCTATCAAAGCACAAGAACATTGCACATATCAAAGATATAGTTCTTGGGGAGCACAAAGCTTATGTGTTCCAGGAGAAGGATTTTGGTGACATGCATACCTTTGTAAAGAGCAGCAAGAGGCTCCCTGAAGAACTGGCCTCCAAGCTTTTCTACCAGGTGGCATCCGCAGTGAACCACTGCCATCAAGTTGGCATCGTTTTGGGGGACCTCAAGCTTCGCAAGTTTGTGTTTCCAAATGAGAAAAG GAGCCAACTGAAGTTAGAGGGTCTTGAGGACTGCCATATTCTTTCTGGAGATGATGACTCGATGTTTGACACACACGGCTGCCCCGCGTACGTGAGTCCTGAAATCTTGAACGGTGGAGTGAGCTACTCAGGCAAGCAGGCGGATGTGTGGAGCCTTGGCGTTATGCTGTACACAATGCTGGTGGGCCGCTACCCTTTCCACGACCTAGACCCCGCTACCCTGTTCTTTAAGATCCGCCGGGGCACATACTGCCTCCCCGAGGGGCTGTCTTTAAGGGCACGCTGTCTACTTCGCAGTCTGCTCAGAAAGGACCCCAACGAAAGACTCACTGCTGCGGAGGTGCTCATTCACCCGTGGTTCCATGGCAATATACAGGACACAGGAAATACCGGAAACGAAGTCAACCTCAGAGAACAGACAGTGCCCCAGATAGAAGTAGGGCAGGATGAGGATCTTTTCTCCTGA